The Methanosphaera sp. BMS genome contains a region encoding:
- a CDS encoding methionine synthase — protein sequence MNIITTVVGSYPTHTHKAQTFNEKISYSLGLFDPYKQAIVNAVTNFVECDIDIICDGQVREDMVKIFASKIFGFKIIDNTAHIKGKITPAARGISSKDLHFAFKTAKSLDNRFQLNASLDKIYAHQQRGIKGIITGPTTIVHSSIIDHFYSSKKNAIFDIAKALSYEARELEKSGACAIQIDEPFISTGAEDIEVSKTAVEYISNSVNIPVILHVCGDLKDVLEDLLKFDVDILDFEFSGMPQNIKTLKKAWTPECNKQIGIGCLNTKLESVDDESDVRKTVTDVCKIIDKENLLIDPDCGMRMLDDDIARGKLEVIQSIRNNGV from the coding sequence ATGAATATTATAACAACAGTAGTTGGTAGTTATCCTACACATACCCATAAAGCCCAAACATTTAATGAAAAAATATCCTATTCATTAGGCTTATTCGACCCATACAAGCAGGCGATTGTTAATGCTGTTACAAATTTTGTTGAATGTGACATTGACATAATATGTGACGGGCAGGTAAGAGAGGACATGGTGAAAATCTTTGCAAGCAAGATTTTTGGTTTTAAGATTATAGATAATACCGCCCACATCAAGGGAAAAATTACCCCTGCAGCACGCGGAATATCCTCAAAGGATTTGCATTTTGCATTCAAAACAGCAAAATCATTAGACAACAGGTTTCAGTTAAATGCATCCCTTGATAAAATATATGCCCATCAACAAAGGGGAATTAAGGGGATAATCACGGGCCCTACAACTATTGTTCACTCATCAATTATTGACCACTTTTATTCATCAAAGAAAAACGCCATTTTTGACATAGCAAAGGCATTAAGTTATGAGGCAAGGGAACTTGAAAAAAGTGGAGCATGTGCCATTCAAATTGATGAACCGTTTATATCAACAGGTGCAGAGGATATTGAGGTATCTAAAACAGCGGTTGAATACATCAGCAACTCCGTGAATATTCCCGTAATATTACATGTATGCGGTGATTTGAAGGATGTCCTGGAAGATCTTCTTAAGTTTGACGTTGATATCCTGGACTTTGAGTTTTCTGGTATGCCCCAGAATATCAAGACATTGAAAAAGGCCTGGACTCCTGAATGTAACAAACAAATAGGAATCGGTTGTCTTAACACAAAACTCGAATCCGTAGATGATGAAAGTGATGTAAGAAAAACTGTAACAGATGTGTGTAAAATAATTGATAAAGAAAATCTCCTAATTGACCCAGACTGCGGTATGAGAATGCTTGATGATGATATAGCCAGGGGCAAATTGGAAGTTATTCAAAGTATTAGAAATAATGGTGTTTAG
- a CDS encoding IS200/IS605 family accessory protein TnpB-related protein, translated as MDGRKLKNQIYFKCKKTAHYQSILNKQGHKTSNRIQKINQKFKNIQDNFLNQTVNFIIKKCKQQDVGTIVLGYNNNFQHKTNMGKKQNQIFSHIAFKQFKQKLETRCQIHEIDLIIQEESYTSQSSFLDEDILPEYQEKDDEKEEDKVKYEFKGNRIKRGLYETQNGKIINADVNAAANIIRKCKHRFNFELLCKWVQTTPSKIKL; from the coding sequence GTGGACGGGAGAAAATTAAAAAATCAAATATACTTCAAATGTAAGAAAACAGCACACTACCAATCAATACTTAATAAACAAGGACATAAAACATCCAATAGAATCCAAAAAATAAACCAAAAATTCAAAAACATACAAGACAACTTCCTCAACCAAACAGTAAACTTCATCATAAAAAAATGCAAACAACAAGATGTAGGTACAATTGTGCTTGGATACAACAATAATTTCCAGCACAAGACCAATATGGGAAAAAAACAAAACCAAATATTTTCACACATAGCATTCAAACAATTCAAACAAAAACTAGAAACACGATGCCAAATACACGAAATAGACCTTATAATACAGGAAGAATCATACACAAGCCAAAGCAGCTTCCTAGATGAAGACATACTACCAGAATACCAAGAAAAAGATGATGAAAAAGAGGAGGATAAAGTTAAATATGAATTTAAGGGCAATAGAATCAAACGTGGATTATACGAAACACAAAATGGAAAAATTATTAACGCAGATGTAAACGCTGCAGCCAATATTATAAGAAAATGTAAGCATAGGTTCAATTTTGAGCTATTGTGTAAGTGGGTCCAGACTACTCCAAGTAAAATCAAATTATAA